In one Nocardia tengchongensis genomic region, the following are encoded:
- a CDS encoding DNA alkylation repair protein, whose translation MTSNALTAEAVRADLAALADPADAVHLQRFFKTGPGEYGEGDVFIGVRVPQTRKAVKRFAGMPLSEIDVLLDSPVHEHRLAALVILNGEMARASRKRGADAGRQREIVELYLAAVRRGRVNNWDLVDASAEFILGPWLLERPRDLLDEFAAGDSLWERRVALLTTFAFIKQGDTATTLELCERLLDDRRDLIQKAVGWMLREIGKRVDPAILTGFLDAHAADMGRTALSYATEHLTSDRRAHYRAQR comes from the coding sequence GTGACGTCGAATGCGTTGACCGCCGAGGCGGTCCGAGCGGATTTGGCGGCGCTCGCCGATCCGGCTGATGCGGTGCATCTGCAGCGCTTTTTCAAGACCGGGCCGGGGGAGTACGGCGAAGGGGATGTTTTCATCGGCGTCCGGGTTCCGCAGACCCGGAAGGCGGTGAAACGGTTTGCCGGGATGCCGCTTTCGGAGATCGATGTGCTGCTGGACAGTCCGGTGCACGAACATCGGCTGGCGGCGTTGGTGATTCTGAATGGCGAGATGGCGCGCGCGTCGCGCAAGCGCGGGGCCGATGCGGGGCGGCAGCGCGAGATTGTCGAGTTGTATCTGGCGGCGGTGCGCCGGGGCCGGGTGAACAACTGGGATCTGGTGGATGCGTCGGCGGAGTTCATTCTGGGTCCGTGGTTGCTGGAGCGCCCGCGCGATCTGCTCGATGAATTCGCGGCGGGGGATTCGCTGTGGGAGCGGCGGGTGGCGTTGCTGACCACGTTCGCGTTCATCAAACAGGGCGATACCGCGACGACCCTGGAATTGTGTGAACGGCTGCTCGATGACCGCCGCGATCTCATCCAGAAGGCGGTCGGCTGGATGCTGCGGGAGATCGGCAAGCGGGTGGATCCCGCGATTCTCACCGGATTTCTGGACGCGCACGCGGCGGATATGGGCCGCACCGCGTTGAGCTACGCGACCGAGCATCTGACCTCTGACCGGCGCGCGCACTACCGCGCACAGCGGTGA
- a CDS encoding transglycosylase SLT domain-containing protein: protein MHKFFAQPVKTVTGFAAVALAASAVITAGAASADVVNGVPPEFQATAQQVQQQAVGLNASLPPAQQDQVRVAVQGLPAPLNQVLPPAFTNDLDGWIRNALYVLNQHGIPGSYDGIFRNIQRESGGNPQAINLYDSNAAAGIPSKGLLQVIDPTFQAYHVDGTSWDIYDPVANITAACNYAAHRYGSIDNVFSAY from the coding sequence ATGCATAAATTCTTCGCTCAGCCCGTCAAAACCGTCACCGGCTTCGCCGCCGTCGCCCTCGCCGCGTCGGCCGTGATCACCGCCGGCGCCGCCTCTGCGGACGTCGTCAACGGTGTGCCGCCCGAGTTCCAGGCCACCGCCCAGCAGGTGCAGCAGCAGGCCGTCGGCCTGAACGCGTCGCTCCCGCCGGCACAGCAGGACCAGGTCCGGGTGGCCGTGCAGGGCCTGCCCGCCCCCTTGAATCAGGTACTGCCCCCGGCCTTCACCAACGATCTCGACGGCTGGATCCGCAATGCCCTGTACGTGCTGAACCAGCACGGCATCCCGGGCAGCTACGACGGCATCTTCCGCAACATTCAGCGGGAGTCCGGCGGCAACCCACAGGCCATCAACCTCTACGACTCGAACGCCGCCGCGGGCATCCCGTCCAAGGGCCTGCTCCAGGTGATCGATCCGACCTTCCAGGCGTACCACGTCGACGGCACCTCGTGGGACATCTACGATCCGGTCGCCAACATCACGGCCGCCTGCAACTACGCGGCGCACCGCTACGGCTCGATCGACAACGTCTTCTCGGCTTACTGA
- a CDS encoding ferredoxin--NADP reductase encodes MTTVDVPHSSRSAVLRVSAVINETTDACSLVFDVPEDLRERFSYQPGQFLTLRIPSDLTGSVARCYSLASSPHTDDQPKVTIKRTVDGYASNWVCDNLKAGDTIEVLPPSGVFTPKDLDEDLLLFAAGSGITPVMSILKSALARGNGRIVVVYANRDHESVIFARELRELADKNPQRVVVIHWLETLQGLPTADAFAALVAPYTAYEAFMCGPKPFMDRVHDALGQLGMPRNRTHAEVFNSLSGDPFADVAPTEISAEEAADAASVEVELDGETHEMTWPRSQTLVDIMLSKGLDVPYSCLEGECGSCACTVLEGEVEMENAEILDPEDIANGYILGCQARPVTDHLKIQF; translated from the coding sequence ATGACCACCGTCGACGTACCGCACAGCTCACGATCGGCCGTGCTGCGGGTCTCCGCGGTCATCAACGAGACGACCGACGCCTGCTCGCTGGTATTCGACGTGCCCGAGGACCTCCGTGAGCGCTTCTCCTACCAGCCGGGCCAGTTCCTGACGCTGCGCATCCCGAGCGACCTCACCGGGTCCGTCGCCCGCTGCTACTCGCTGGCCAGCTCGCCGCACACCGACGACCAGCCCAAGGTCACCATCAAGCGGACCGTCGACGGCTACGCGTCGAACTGGGTGTGCGACAACCTGAAAGCCGGCGACACCATCGAGGTGCTGCCGCCCTCCGGCGTCTTCACCCCCAAGGACCTCGACGAGGACCTGCTGCTGTTCGCGGCCGGCAGCGGCATCACCCCGGTGATGTCCATCCTCAAGTCGGCCCTCGCCCGCGGCAACGGCCGCATCGTGGTGGTCTACGCCAACCGCGACCACGAGTCGGTCATCTTCGCCCGGGAACTGCGCGAACTCGCCGACAAGAACCCGCAGCGGGTCGTCGTCATCCACTGGCTCGAAACCCTCCAGGGCCTGCCGACCGCCGACGCCTTCGCCGCCCTGGTCGCCCCCTACACCGCCTACGAGGCGTTCATGTGTGGTCCCAAGCCGTTCATGGACCGGGTCCACGACGCCCTCGGCCAGCTCGGCATGCCGCGCAACCGCACCCACGCCGAGGTGTTCAACTCGCTGTCCGGTGACCCGTTCGCCGACGTCGCCCCGACCGAGATCAGCGCCGAGGAAGCCGCCGACGCCGCCAGCGTGGAGGTCGAACTCGACGGCGAGACCCACGAGATGACCTGGCCGCGCAGCCAGACCCTGGTCGACATCATGCTGTCCAAGGGCCTGGACGTGCCCTACTCCTGCCTCGAGGGCGAATGCGGCTCCTGCGCCTGCACCGTCCTGGAAGGCGAAGTGGAGATGGAGAACGCGGAGATCCTCGACCCCGAGGACATCGCCAACGGCTACATCCTGGGCTGCCAGGCGCGGCCGGTGACCGACCACCTGAAGATCCAGTTCTAG
- the mftR2 gene encoding mycofactocin system transcriptional regulator MftR2, translated as MQTGGGGNTLSESEIVEAALRVVRQDGVEKLSMRRLSRELGVSPMAPYYYVADKRELLDLVATAALTGVRKPPPEFGTWQMRLRDLIDQIDEKLRKHPGLGDVLIEQMLGKQLDLIAAVMEILFDAGFDERNVLSAYATIHTYLFGRSKVNPRDRSSLLDRVLPEAVERATKHLGDLRGRYSYDFSMDVLIAGLEAQLVRQRDTHV; from the coding sequence ATGCAGACAGGCGGGGGCGGTAACACCCTCTCGGAATCCGAGATCGTCGAGGCCGCCCTGCGGGTGGTCCGGCAGGACGGCGTGGAGAAGCTGTCCATGCGACGACTCTCCCGCGAACTCGGAGTTTCGCCGATGGCCCCCTATTACTACGTCGCCGACAAGCGCGAGCTACTCGATCTGGTGGCGACCGCGGCGCTGACCGGCGTGCGCAAGCCGCCACCCGAATTCGGTACGTGGCAAATGCGTTTGCGCGACCTGATCGACCAGATCGACGAGAAATTGCGCAAGCACCCGGGTCTCGGCGACGTACTGATCGAGCAGATGCTCGGCAAACAGCTCGACCTGATCGCGGCCGTGATGGAAATCCTCTTCGACGCCGGTTTCGACGAACGCAATGTGCTCTCCGCCTACGCCACCATTCACACCTACCTGTTCGGGCGCTCCAAGGTGAACCCGCGCGACCGTTCGTCGCTGCTGGATCGGGTGCTGCCCGAGGCCGTGGAACGCGCCACCAAACACCTGGGTGATCTGCGCGGCCGGTACTCCTACGACTTCTCGATGGATGTGCTGATCGCGGGGCTGGAAGCTCAGCTTGTCCGGCAGCGCGACACCCACGTATAG
- the mftF gene encoding mycofactocin biosynthesis glycosyltransferase MftF (Members of this protein family, MftF, are glycosyltransferases, members of PF00535 (glycosyl transferase family 2). The encoding gene is found as part of the mycofactocin cassette, in Mycobacterium tuberculosis, many other Actinobacteria, and occasional members of other lineages. Mycofactocin itself, a putative redox carrier, is a heavily modified derivative of the C-terminal Val-Tyr dipeptide of the mycofactocin precursor MftA (TIGR03969).): MRHDRLPDGFGVRIDPKVRTYSGGRLLVGGTPTRLLRLAPEAAALIGDGYLEVTDPASARVARRLLDSGVANPRPRLLPSLEDVTVIVPVHNNTPELSRLLSALRGHTVIVVDDGSDRPVRIPEARSRCRITVLRTDRRHGAAAARNFGLRSASTEFVAFLDPEVVPRTGWLEVMLGHFSDPKVALVAPRILAMDPDSTLLARYEHTRGSVHRGRRESAVHAHGPVPYVPSSAVLVRRLALLGEGGFDESMDAGGDVDLCWRLDRAGWRLRYEPAARVAHSNPVSLRKWFAHKVTHGTGVAPLAQRHPGLAAPLSLPIWTAVSATLLSTMSGWGIFGGVLTLGATLVRLRRVFAGLDNPTRVAAIYMTRGFTGAIWRLASAMCRHYWPITLLGMLCSRRVRHIAITLAMAEGLADWFTHREPGSLDPVRYVFCRRLDDVAYGTGVWWGAARTKSAAALKPTLPTG, translated from the coding sequence ATGCGCCATGATCGCCTTCCCGATGGTTTCGGGGTGCGAATCGATCCCAAGGTGCGCACTTATTCCGGTGGACGGCTCCTGGTCGGTGGCACTCCGACAAGGTTGCTGCGGCTCGCTCCGGAAGCTGCGGCCTTGATCGGTGACGGGTACCTCGAGGTGACCGACCCGGCGTCGGCCCGGGTTGCCAGACGTCTTCTCGATTCCGGTGTCGCGAATCCGCGTCCGCGGCTGCTGCCGTCGCTGGAGGACGTCACCGTCATCGTGCCGGTGCACAACAACACTCCCGAGCTGTCGCGCCTGCTGTCGGCGCTGCGCGGGCACACCGTGATCGTGGTGGACGACGGCTCGGATCGGCCGGTGCGGATTCCGGAGGCGCGCAGCCGATGCCGGATCACCGTGCTGCGGACGGATCGCCGGCACGGCGCGGCGGCCGCCCGCAATTTCGGATTGCGATCCGCGTCAACCGAATTCGTGGCGTTCCTGGATCCGGAGGTGGTGCCCCGCACCGGCTGGCTGGAGGTGATGCTGGGCCACTTCAGTGATCCGAAGGTGGCGTTGGTGGCCCCGCGCATCCTGGCCATGGATCCGGATTCCACGTTGCTGGCCCGCTATGAGCACACCCGCGGTTCGGTGCATCGCGGCCGCCGCGAGTCGGCGGTGCACGCGCACGGCCCGGTGCCCTACGTGCCGAGTTCGGCGGTGCTGGTGCGCCGGCTGGCGCTGCTGGGTGAGGGTGGTTTCGACGAGAGCATGGACGCCGGCGGGGATGTCGACCTGTGCTGGCGGCTGGATCGCGCGGGCTGGCGGCTGCGCTACGAGCCGGCCGCCCGGGTCGCGCACAGCAATCCGGTGTCACTGCGAAAGTGGTTCGCGCACAAGGTGACCCATGGCACCGGGGTGGCCCCGCTGGCGCAGCGGCATCCGGGTCTGGCCGCGCCGCTGTCGCTGCCGATCTGGACGGCGGTCTCGGCGACGCTGCTGAGCACCATGTCGGGCTGGGGCATCTTCGGCGGCGTGCTGACCCTGGGTGCGACGCTGGTCCGATTACGCCGGGTCTTCGCCGGGCTCGACAATCCGACCCGGGTGGCGGCCATATATATGACGCGCGGTTTCACCGGCGCGATCTGGCGGCTGGCGTCGGCCATGTGCCGCCACTACTGGCCGATCACCTTGCTGGGCATGCTGTGCTCGCGCCGGGTCCGGCACATCGCGATCACCCTGGCCATGGCCGAGGGTTTGGCGGACTGGTTCACGCACCGCGAGCCGGGCAGCCTGGACCCGGTCCGGTACGTGTTCTGCCGCCGGCTGGACGACGTCGCCTACGGCACCGGCGTGTGGTGGGGCGCGGCGCGCACCAAGAGTGCGGCGGCGCTGAAGCCGACGCTGCCGACCGGCTGA
- a CDS encoding nuclear transport factor 2 family protein, producing MSIAEDYVRAVNAADEPALLALFATGAELRNPRGIFSGHDEIAGFYRNVVFAGRAQTRITRVIPGPAVEVAQLEATSPLGAPGNRTYAIDVFSLDPDGRIATLEIYYR from the coding sequence ATGAGCATCGCCGAGGACTACGTGCGGGCGGTCAACGCCGCCGACGAACCCGCACTGCTGGCGCTGTTCGCGACCGGGGCCGAACTCCGCAATCCCCGCGGCATTTTCAGCGGTCACGACGAAATCGCGGGGTTCTATCGGAATGTCGTGTTCGCGGGCCGGGCACAGACCCGGATCACCCGGGTAATCCCGGGCCCGGCAGTGGAAGTCGCGCAGCTCGAGGCCACCAGCCCGCTCGGCGCGCCGGGCAACCGCACCTACGCCATCGACGTGTTCAGCCTCGACCCGGACGGGCGCATCGCCACCTTGGAGATCTACTACCGCTGA
- a CDS encoding cytochrome P450 has product MCQGGSVEDIDLTDLDRFAHGFPHAVFDRLRAEEPVWWHPPTAHTPDGEGFWVVSRYADIVAVAGDSVTYSSETGGERRGGGTLIEDLPVDWAVGVLLNMMDDPRHAGVRKLLMPSVAPRTLKLIEDDLRQRAADLVDAALAKGECDFLLDLAAELPLQAVAQLLGVPQQDRHRLFGWANVALDYDDRELGEATARTQRAVAETRAYGQELLAAKTATPADDLLSLAAHATIDGQPLTDMEKAMLFSLLIAAGSETTRNSIAVGMLALIERPDVWRTLRDDRTQLDGAVDEMLRWASSTSYNRRTATCDTDLSGRRIRAGDKVTLWWTSANRDASVFPDPHTFDITRRPNPHLAFGRGGHFCLGSNLARMEMRVVFDALLDRVEIAELTGPVEYTRSNKHTGVRHMPVRLRGDKDSR; this is encoded by the coding sequence CTGTGCCAGGGTGGGTCCGTGGAGGACATCGACCTGACCGACCTCGACCGCTTCGCGCACGGCTTCCCGCACGCGGTCTTCGACCGGCTGCGGGCCGAAGAGCCGGTGTGGTGGCATCCACCCACCGCGCACACCCCCGACGGGGAAGGGTTCTGGGTGGTCAGCCGGTACGCCGACATCGTTGCCGTGGCCGGGGATTCGGTCACCTACTCCTCCGAGACCGGAGGCGAACGACGCGGCGGGGGCACCCTCATCGAAGATCTGCCCGTGGACTGGGCCGTCGGGGTGCTGCTCAACATGATGGACGACCCCCGGCACGCCGGCGTGCGGAAACTGCTCATGCCCAGCGTCGCACCGCGCACCCTGAAACTCATCGAGGACGACCTGCGGCAACGCGCCGCCGACCTGGTGGACGCGGCACTGGCCAAGGGCGAGTGCGACTTTCTGCTCGACCTCGCCGCCGAACTCCCGCTGCAGGCCGTCGCGCAACTGCTCGGGGTACCGCAGCAGGACCGGCACCGGCTCTTCGGCTGGGCCAACGTGGCCCTCGACTACGACGATCGCGAACTCGGCGAGGCCACCGCGCGCACCCAGCGCGCCGTCGCCGAAACCCGCGCCTACGGCCAGGAACTGCTCGCCGCCAAGACCGCCACACCCGCCGACGACCTCCTGTCACTGGCCGCGCACGCCACCATCGACGGGCAACCGCTCACCGATATGGAAAAGGCAATGCTGTTCAGCCTGCTCATCGCGGCGGGCAGCGAGACCACCCGCAACTCCATCGCGGTCGGAATGCTCGCGCTCATCGAACGGCCCGACGTCTGGCGCACCCTGCGCGACGATCGCACCCAATTGGACGGCGCCGTCGACGAAATGCTGCGGTGGGCGTCCTCCACCTCCTACAACCGGCGCACCGCCACCTGCGACACCGACCTCAGCGGCCGGCGCATCCGGGCCGGGGACAAGGTCACCCTGTGGTGGACCTCCGCCAACCGCGACGCGAGCGTGTTCCCCGACCCGCACACCTTCGACATCACCCGGCGACCCAACCCGCACCTCGCCTTCGGGCGCGGCGGGCATTTCTGCCTCGGCTCCAACCTGGCCCGCATGGAGATGCGGGTGGTCTTCGACGCCCTGCTCGACCGCGTCGAGATCGCCGAACTGACCGGGCCCGTCGAATACACGCGCAGCAACAAGCACACCGGGGTGCGGCACATGCCGGTCCGGCTCCGAGGAGATAAGGACAGTCGATGA
- a CDS encoding GAF domain-containing protein, giving the protein MQPAAEAGLREGNDLSERRVGTNAVGLVVRTGRAAWIHGPEHFLHRMHQITGAAAPVHDPDGRLVGVLMIAGGVRVARPEILALVKAAATAAEMDLLLAAVRSGHDRRSPADAPAPERLGLEVLGLGQPQLTVAGERVPLSQRHAEILLLLAEHAEGLSADHLALLLDDADLDNATIRAAMSRLRSVVGSNVFGSRPYRLRVPIATDVEALRAALDSGDVDAAVRLYAGPVLPRSTAPGVIDIRDELRVRLRTAVLRSGDASVLSRWTAGAEGRDDAAAWAAYRATVDRESPLYAQIEAKIRVLDRRLGADATQLQRFDS; this is encoded by the coding sequence GTGCAGCCGGCCGCCGAGGCGGGTCTGCGCGAGGGCAATGACCTGAGCGAACGCCGGGTCGGCACCAATGCGGTGGGCCTGGTGGTGCGCACCGGCCGCGCGGCCTGGATCCACGGACCGGAACATTTCCTGCATCGCATGCACCAGATCACGGGAGCCGCTGCGCCGGTGCACGATCCGGACGGCCGCCTGGTGGGCGTGCTGATGATCGCCGGTGGCGTGCGGGTCGCGCGTCCGGAGATCCTGGCCCTGGTGAAGGCGGCGGCGACGGCGGCGGAGATGGATCTGCTGCTGGCCGCGGTTCGTTCGGGTCACGACCGGCGTTCGCCCGCCGACGCGCCCGCGCCCGAACGACTGGGCCTGGAGGTGCTCGGGCTGGGGCAGCCGCAGCTGACGGTGGCGGGGGAGCGGGTCCCGCTGTCGCAGCGGCATGCCGAGATCCTGTTGCTACTGGCCGAGCATGCCGAGGGGTTGTCGGCCGATCACCTGGCCCTGCTGCTCGATGACGCCGATCTGGACAACGCCACGATTCGCGCCGCCATGTCGCGGCTGCGCTCGGTGGTCGGTTCGAATGTCTTCGGTTCGCGCCCGTATCGGTTGCGCGTGCCGATCGCCACGGATGTGGAGGCGCTGCGCGCCGCCCTGGATTCCGGGGACGTGGATGCCGCCGTGCGCCTGTACGCGGGCCCGGTGTTGCCGCGTTCGACCGCCCCGGGAGTTATAGACATTCGCGATGAATTGCGTGTCCGCTTGAGAACGGCTGTATTACGTTCCGGCGACGCTTCGGTCTTGAGCCGGTGGACGGCGGGTGCCGAGGGGCGTGACGATGCGGCCGCGTGGGCGGCCTATCGGGCCACCGTGGACCGCGAGTCTCCGCTGTATGCGCAGATCGAGGCCAAGATCCGGGTGCTGGACCGGCGGCTCGGCGCCGATGCAACGCAGTTGCAACGTTTCGACTCCTAA
- a CDS encoding AMP-binding protein: protein MQGTDSSALGPSEVPTSDIAAPFPLGPAQIGLWYAQLLAPETPLVLAQYVDIEGDFDPDLLLRVSEDGVPIWRSSQLRFTEIDGQPYQYIDPTAGSNTELLDLRAEADPIAAAQEWMRAEIVAPRDLLTGKLFAPTLIRVADQRWFWFVVGHHILGDGYAALNTMQWTARRYTALQRGLEPDTAKVGTLRELVESELAYRESSRFRTDRAHWLERTAGLESATSIKGRTAPARSDNTRVGVVLSDDLLRRAEACGAHRDSGLAGVVIAAFAAYMARLTGQDEAVLSLPVAARTTAVMRRSTGMLSNIVPMRMAAGPDTTWGDLLTAARLEVSGALRHQRYRHEDIRRDAAERQGAPASRELYGPMVNIMLFHPQLDFGDIQGRLNLLSTSPVEDMSLNVFYGENDRVRLDFEVNPNLYTEDETRRHVERFVAFLEQLVDLDPAAPLSAVEVTTEREREVVLREWNDTAFAVDPEATLVSMFEAQAARTPQATAVRFGGEPACDLTYAEFSGRVNRLARYLISRGIGPESLVALHLRRSPELLAAVYAVQAAGGAYVPLDPDHPADRIAHILATAAPALVVSTAADRPETDAAVLDLADLTDELLAGFSDAPVTDADRRAALRPANTAYVIFTSGSTGRPKGVAVSHRSIVNRMVWMRETFELSASDVMLQKTPMTFDVSVPELFFALQIGATLVLAQPDGHRDPAYLRAVIAEFGVTVAHFVPSMMDPFVAELEAAAAAGAQPLRLRQLFASGEALPGPIAQRLRALTGAPLHNLYGPTEAAVEVTSHEVTAADTTAVPIGAPVFNTRLYVLDARLRPVPMGHSG from the coding sequence GTGCAGGGTACGGACTCGAGTGCGCTCGGACCGAGTGAAGTTCCGACGTCGGATATCGCCGCGCCTTTCCCGCTCGGACCCGCTCAGATCGGGCTCTGGTACGCCCAGCTGCTGGCTCCCGAAACCCCCCTGGTCCTGGCCCAATACGTCGACATCGAGGGTGATTTCGACCCCGACCTGCTGCTGCGCGTCTCCGAGGACGGCGTCCCGATCTGGCGCTCGTCGCAGCTGCGCTTCACCGAGATCGACGGTCAGCCCTACCAGTACATCGACCCCACCGCCGGTTCCAACACCGAGCTGCTGGACCTGCGCGCGGAAGCCGATCCCATTGCCGCCGCGCAGGAATGGATGCGCGCCGAGATCGTCGCGCCGCGCGACCTGCTCACCGGCAAGCTCTTCGCACCGACCCTGATCCGGGTCGCCGACCAGCGCTGGTTCTGGTTCGTGGTCGGCCACCACATCCTGGGTGACGGCTACGCCGCGCTGAACACCATGCAGTGGACCGCGCGCCGCTACACCGCGCTGCAGCGCGGGCTGGAGCCGGACACGGCGAAGGTCGGCACGCTGCGCGAACTGGTCGAATCCGAGCTGGCCTACCGGGAGAGCAGCCGGTTCCGGACCGACCGCGCGCACTGGCTGGAGCGCACCGCCGGCCTGGAGAGCGCCACCTCGATCAAGGGCCGCACCGCGCCCGCTCGATCGGACAACACCCGCGTCGGCGTGGTGCTGTCGGACGACCTGCTGCGCCGCGCCGAAGCGTGTGGCGCACACCGTGATTCGGGCCTGGCCGGCGTGGTCATCGCGGCTTTCGCGGCGTACATGGCCAGGCTCACCGGCCAGGACGAGGCGGTGCTGAGCCTGCCGGTCGCCGCGCGCACCACCGCGGTCATGCGCCGTTCGACGGGCATGCTGTCCAACATCGTGCCGATGCGCATGGCGGCCGGCCCGGACACCACCTGGGGTGACCTGCTCACCGCCGCGCGCCTGGAGGTCTCCGGCGCGTTGCGGCACCAGCGCTACCGGCACGAGGACATCCGCCGCGACGCCGCCGAGCGGCAGGGCGCCCCGGCCTCGCGCGAGCTGTACGGCCCGATGGTCAACATCATGCTGTTCCATCCCCAGCTGGACTTCGGGGATATCCAGGGCCGGCTGAACCTGCTGTCCACCAGCCCGGTCGAGGACATGAGCCTCAATGTCTTCTACGGCGAGAACGACCGGGTGCGCCTCGATTTCGAGGTGAACCCGAACCTGTACACCGAGGACGAGACCCGCCGCCACGTCGAGCGTTTCGTGGCGTTCCTCGAGCAGCTGGTGGATCTGGATCCGGCGGCCCCGCTGTCCGCGGTCGAGGTCACCACCGAGCGGGAGCGCGAGGTGGTGCTGCGCGAGTGGAACGACACCGCGTTCGCGGTGGACCCCGAGGCGACGCTGGTGTCGATGTTCGAGGCGCAGGCCGCCCGGACCCCGCAGGCGACGGCCGTGCGCTTCGGCGGCGAGCCGGCCTGTGATCTGACCTACGCCGAGTTCTCCGGCCGCGTCAATCGTCTTGCCCGCTACCTGATCTCGCGGGGCATCGGCCCGGAGTCGCTGGTGGCGCTGCACCTGCGCCGGTCGCCGGAGCTGCTGGCGGCGGTGTACGCGGTGCAGGCCGCCGGTGGCGCGTACGTGCCGCTGGACCCTGATCACCCGGCCGATCGCATCGCCCACATCCTGGCCACCGCCGCGCCCGCGCTGGTGGTGTCGACCGCCGCGGATCGTCCCGAAACCGATGCCGCCGTCCTGGATCTCGCCGATCTCACCGATGAGCTGCTGGCCGGATTCTCGGATGCGCCGGTGACCGACGCCGACCGGCGCGCCGCGCTGCGTCCGGCGAACACCGCGTACGTCATCTTCACCTCCGGTTCCACCGGCCGCCCCAAGGGTGTGGCGGTGAGCCACCGCTCGATCGTGAACCGCATGGTGTGGATGCGGGAGACCTTCGAGCTGTCCGCGTCCGACGTGATGCTGCAGAAGACGCCGATGACCTTCGACGTGTCGGTGCCGGAGCTGTTCTTCGCGCTGCAGATCGGCGCGACTTTGGTGCTGGCGCAGCCAGACGGCCACCGCGACCCCGCCTACCTGCGGGCCGTGATCGCCGAATTCGGGGTCACCGTGGCGCATTTCGTGCCGTCGATGATGGATCCGTTCGTGGCCGAGCTGGAGGCCGCCGCGGCCGCCGGTGCGCAGCCGCTGCGGCTGCGTCAGCTGTTCGCCTCGGGTGAGGCGCTGCCGGGCCCGATCGCCCAGCGGCTGCGCGCCCTGACCGGCGCCCCGCTCCACAATCTCTATGGCCCCACCGAAGCTGCGGTCGAGGTCACCTCGCACGAGGTGACCGCCGCGGACACCACCGCCGTGCCGATCGGCGCGCCGGTGTTCAATACCCGGCTGTACGTGCTCGACGCACGCCTGCGGCCGGTTCCCATGGGACACTCCGGGTGA